A window of Oncorhynchus keta strain PuntledgeMale-10-30-2019 chromosome 27, Oket_V2, whole genome shotgun sequence contains these coding sequences:
- the ddx20 gene encoding probable ATP-dependent RNA helicase DDX20, with protein MASSMKKAAHDIETRKRTDDVVLSGGIDFNALLLSQPVLDGLAASGFKKPSPIQLKAIPLGRCGLDLIVQAKSGTGKTCVFSAIALDSLVMENTTTQVLVLAPTREIAVQIHSVVMAIGSAMEGLQCHVFIGGTPVSQDKISLKKCHIAVGSPGRIKQLIELGLLVTASIRLFVLDEADKLLEEGSFQDQINWIFSSLPVNKQMLALSATYPESLAQHLAHYMREPTFVRLNPSDPGLIGLKQYYRLVRSHAMPHKVFEEKVLLLLELFSKVPFNQALVFSNLHTRAQHLADILSSKGLPAVCISGSLSQDQRMEAMSKLKQYQCRVLISTDLTSRGIDAEKVNLVINLDVPQDWETYMHRIGRAGRFGTHGLAVTYCCHGEEENKMMAIAQKCNLILCALPDPIEPGLMQEPCDWDITVEALTPGTNSQVFPKTERRRRAKTESPAPKPIRDQNPSPVHPESTEPSRPCKSQHTASPVAKAGPKHKNASPALDVLLPPPKVSVVPGASLALSRKEQQDALPKIPPLSAFKSQRSGIMTFQEAELDFQSFIREGLGRTVEVIRQFRGHGDDGEGFNGQHGYEESHTLQDDDVPLTHTHMTRNGERPPTPTQLPLKTNSDPSPLESTSDGSSSDCDMEEDRQADESTQSSTDQTRGAEHKPIIPIQTQSAQQSTVMDGARKPKFTPPRSQPNSPSVPHPSHHRSPRPEGRAVSTNPGEGEPLLWKAKDREATAQPWSRETAKKVKGEKRDILEERKVPENRGSARKRDRVSEVEEEEEGEGYEGYWRAYYRAWEDYYASMPPSHQPGYHGYHSMASSWMAAYRMNSVYMEELLKH; from the exons ATGGCTTCCTCAATGAAGAAGGCTGCCCACGATATTGAAACGCGAAAACGGACTGATGATGTTGTCTTGTCGGGCGGTATCGACTTCAACGCCCTGTTGTTGTCGCAGCCCGTGCTCGATGGACTGGCGGCTTCTGGATTCAAGAAACCGTCTCCAATCCAGCTCAAAGCCATTCCGTTAGGGCGATGCGGACTCG ATCTGATAGTGCAGGCCAAGTCTGGCACAGGGAAGACCTGTGTGTTCTCTGCCATCGCCCTGGACTCTCTGGTAATGGAGAACACTACGACACAG GTGCTGGTGCTAGCCCCGACCCGTGAGATAGCAGTGCAGATCCACTCTGTGGTGATGGCTATAGGCAGTGCCATGGAGGGCCTGCAGTGTCATGTCTTCATTGGGGGGACGCCCGTCAGCCAGGACAAGATCAGTCTCAAGAAGTGCCACATCGCTGTGGGATCACCAG GACGTATCAAGCAGCTGATTGAGCTGGGTCTTTTGGTTACCGCCAGCATCCGTCTGTTTGTGCTGGACGAGGCTGACAAACTACTGGAGGAAGGCAGCTTCCAGGACCAGATcaa TTGGATATTCTCCTCTCTACCGGTCAACAAACAGATGTTAGCTCTGTCTGCCACCTACCCAGAATCCCTTGCCCAGCACCTGGCCCACTACATGAGAGAGCCCACCTTCGTCAGACTTAACCCCTCCGACCCCGGACTCATAG GTTTGAAGCAGTACTACAGGCTGGTGCGCTCCCATGCCATGCCCCATAAGGTGTTTGAGGAGAAGGTTCTCCTCCTGCTCGAGCTGTTCAGTAAAGTTCCCTTCAATCAAGCTCTGGTGTTCTCCAACCTGCACACCAG GGCTCAGCATTTAGCAGACATCTTGTCCTCGAAGGGCCTTCCTGCTGTCTGTATCTCAG gtagtctgAGTCAGGACCAGCGCATGGAGGCCATGTCTAAACTGAAGCAGTACCAGTGTAGAGTACTCATCTCTACTGACCTG ACCTCCAGAGGTATAGATGCTGAGAAGGTGAATCTGGTGATCAACTTGGATGTTCCTCAGGACTGGGAGACCTACATGCACCGTATAGGACGAGCCGGACGCTTTG GTACACACGGGCTGGCAGTGACCTACTGTTGCCATGGCGAGGAGGAGAACAAGATGATGGCCATTGCTCAGAAGTGCAACCTAATTCTTTGCGCACTACCAG ACCCCATAGAGCCAGGGCTGATGCAGGAGCCTTGTGACTGGGATATCACTGTGGAGGCCCTGACACCAGGGACTAATTCCCAGGTGTTCCCCAAGACAGAGCGAAGGAGACGGGCTAAGACCGAATCCCCAGCCCCTAAACCCATCAGGGATCAGAACCCCAGCCCTGTCCACCCAGAGAGCACTGAACCCAGCCGACCATGTAAGAGCCAGCACACAGCCAGTCCTGTGGCTAAGGCTGGTCCGAAGCACAAAAATGCATCCCCTGCCCTGGAtgtcctcctaccccctcccaaGGTTTCAGTAGTCCCTGGGGCCTCCCTAGCTCTCTCCCGTAAAGAGCAACAGGATGCCCTGCCAAAGATCCCTCCACTCAGCGCCTTCAAGAGTCAAAGGTCAGGGATCATGACCTTCCAGGAGGCAGAGCTGGACTTCCAGAGCTTCATCAGGGAGGGGCTGGGAAGGACAGTGGAGGTCATCCGACAGTTCAGAGGTCACGGAGATGACGGCGAGGGATTTAACGGTCAGCACGGCTACGAGGAGTCTCATACACTCCAGGATGACGATgtgccactcacacacacacacatgacacggAACGGAGAGCGTCCACCAACACCCACACAGCTTCCTCTAAAGACGAACTCTGACCCGTCACCTTTGGAGTCGACTTCTGATGGGTCCAGCTCTGACTGTGACATGGAGGAAGACCGGCAGGCTGACGAGTCAACGCAGAGCTCCACAGATCAGACCAGAGGAGCTGAACACAAACCAATCATTCCGATTCAAACTCAATCTGCACAGCAATCCACAGTCATGGATGGGGCAAGGAAACCAAAGTTTACGCCACCTAGAAGCCAACCCAACTCACCGTCTGTACCCCATCCTAGCCACCACAGATCCCCCAGACCAGAGGGGAGAGCTGTGAGTACAAACCCCGGGGAGGGGGAACCTTTGTTGTGGAAGGCAAAGGACAGAGAGGCTACAGCACAGCCGTGGAGTAGGGAGACGGCTAAGAAAGtcaaaggggagaagagagatatTTTAGAGGAGAGGAAGGTGCCTGAGAATCGAGGGAGTGCGAggaagagggacagagtgagtgaggtagaggaggaggaggagggtgagggttATGAGGGCTACTGGAGGGCCTACTACAGAGCTTGGGAGGATTACTACGCCTCCATGCCCCCCTCTCACCAACCGGGTtaccatggctaccacagtatggCGTCCAGCTGGATGGCTGCCTACCGTATGAACTCTGTGTACATGGAGGAACTGTTAAAACACTAA
- the LOC118374064 gene encoding V-type proton ATPase subunit S1-like protein, translated as MAAHAFLLLSSALLSALSQPTLSFDQVPALLERSTEVDYVTEVAYPAVRIRAGGIDGMSLVAEGYVPTEESTLKRLLKRDSWHHLNQHGHDKGKRKLLQSPIFGPYSPLSVAYNGKTCILFKAKRLAVRYKNHTFIDLTEKTFGPNAPVDTKGSICTKEKATLSLKFGDVEDLRGLVIRLQMSNTFYESAGQNWFTLDSVHIHYNWTHEATFNASEVYAPATSSYHCQHVSSQHKYDTLLVPSSHTDTSANWHITFTDFQIQAFNVMSDKFASASDCATFLTPAILMGLVTSLILLLVLAYALHMVVHLKHIDRYEEHKAMVYFPRRLSKALERRASQQYELPDKNCL; from the exons ATGGCTGCACACGCgttcctcctgctctcctctgccttgctgtCTGCCCTCAGCCAGCCCACCCTGTCCTTTGATCAAGTGCCTGCACTCCTAGAGAGAAG CACAGAAGTCGACTATGTTACAGAGGTCGCATACCCAGCTGTGAGAATCAGAGCGG gTGGTATTGATGGAATGAGCTTGGTGGCTGAGGGTTATGTGCCCACTGAGGAAAGCACACTCAAAAGATTACTGAAG cgGGACAGCTGGCACCACCTCAACCAGCATGGCCATGACAAAGGCAAGAGAAAGCTGCTCCAGTCCCCCATATTCGGGCCCTACTCTCCTCTGAGTGTGGCCTACAATGGCAAGACCTGCATCCTGTTCAAAGCCAAGCGCCTGGCCGTCCGCTACAAGAACCACACATTCATAGACCTGACGGAGAAGACCTTCGGACCCAACGCCCCTGTGGACACCAAGGGATCCATCTGCACCAAGGAGAAGGCTAC GCTATCACTGAAATTTGGCGATGTGGAGGACCTCAGGGGACTTGTTATCAGGTTGCAGATGTCCAACACGTTCTACGAGTCGGCAGGGCAGAACTGGTTCACCTTAGACAGCGTCCACATCCACTACAACTGGACCCATGAGGCTACATTCAACGCCAGCGAGGTGTACGCCCCCGCCACCTCCTCCTATCACTGCCAGCATGTCAGCAGTCAGCACAAATATGACACCCTCCTGGTGCCCAGCTCACACACCGACACCTCAGCTAACTGGCACATCACGTTTACTGACTTCCAG atccagGCGTTCAACGTCATGTCTGATAAGTTTGCATCGGCCAGCGACTGTGCCACCTTCCTGACCCCAGCCATACTGATGGGCCTGGTGACCTCTCTGATCCTGCTGTTGGTGCTGGCCTACGCTCTGCACATGGTGGTGCACCTCAAACACATCGACCGCTATGAGGAACATAAAGCTATGGTGTATTTCCCACGCAGGCTGAGCAAAGCTCTAGAGCGTAGGGCCTCACAGCAGTACGAGCTACCTGACAAGAACTGCCTGTGA